The Methanocaldococcus jannaschii DSM 2661 genome has a segment encoding these proteins:
- a CDS encoding 30S ribosomal protein S19e: MVTVYDVPADKLIQKTAEKLKEMNIGVPEWVDFVKTGVSRERRPDQDDWWYIRCASILRKIYIYGPVGVSRLRTAYGGRKNRGHEPEHFYKGSGNIIRKALQELEKLGLVEKTPEGRVVTPKGRSFLDNIAKEVRDEIINEIPALAKY; the protein is encoded by the coding sequence ATGGTAACTGTCTATGATGTTCCAGCTGATAAGTTAATTCAGAAGACAGCTGAGAAATTAAAAGAGATGAATATAGGAGTTCCAGAATGGGTAGATTTTGTTAAGACAGGAGTTAGCAGAGAGAGAAGACCAGACCAAGATGACTGGTGGTATATAAGGTGTGCATCAATCTTAAGAAAAATCTATATTTACGGCCCAGTAGGTGTTTCAAGATTAAGAACTGCTTACGGAGGAAGAAAAAACAGAGGTCATGAACCAGAACACTTCTACAAAGGTAGTGGAAACATCATTAGAAAAGCTTTACAAGAATTAGAAAAATTAGGTTTAGTTGAAAAGACACCTGAGGGAAGAGTTGTTACTCCAAAAGGAAGAAGTTTCTTAGACAACATTGCTAAAGAGGTTAGGGATGAAATAATTAATGAAATCCCTGCTCTTGCTAAATACTAA
- a CDS encoding ThiF family adenylyltransferase — protein MNVEEMERKLKPKGEVSIIGCGRLGVRVAFDLLEVHRGGVEKVYVFDNAKIEENDIVHRRLGGKVGEYKVDFIKRFFGNRVEAFRENITKDNLHLIKGDVAVICIAGGDTIPTTKAIINYCKERGIKTIGTNGVFGIEEKIKVCDAKYAKGPAKFLNLDEEGHIVVGTEKFIRDFEPITPYTLDEIAKRMVIECLRILWSKYYKS, from the coding sequence ATGAACGTTGAAGAGATGGAGAGAAAATTAAAGCCAAAAGGAGAAGTTTCAATAATTGGATGCGGAAGATTGGGTGTTAGAGTAGCTTTTGATTTATTAGAAGTTCATAGAGGTGGGGTAGAAAAAGTTTATGTTTTTGATAATGCCAAAATAGAAGAAAATGATATTGTCCATAGAAGATTAGGGGGAAAGGTTGGGGAATACAAAGTAGATTTTATAAAGAGATTTTTTGGAAATAGAGTTGAGGCATTTAGAGAAAATATAACTAAAGATAATCTTCATTTAATTAAGGGAGATGTAGCAGTGATATGTATAGCTGGTGGAGATACAATCCCAACAACAAAGGCAATCATAAACTACTGTAAAGAGAGAGGAATTAAAACAATAGGAACTAATGGGGTATTTGGTATAGAAGAAAAAATAAAGGTTTGTGATGCCAAATATGCAAAAGGCCCAGCCAAATTTTTAAATTTAGATGAAGAGGGGCATATAGTTGTAGGAACTGAGAAATTTATCAGAGATTTTGAGCCAATAACACCATATACATTAGATGAGATTGCTAAAAGGATGGTTATTGAATGTTTAAGAATATTGTGGAGCAAATACTATAAAAGTTAA